The Anas acuta chromosome 1, bAnaAcu1.1, whole genome shotgun sequence genome segment ACACTGCTTACTGATGTAGGAAACCATACAGGACTTTAGAGTTCTGCAACAAGGTGTACTGCTACACACCTGTCATTTCTTATTTCACCCTGACAAAACCTATACCCATACTGCTGCAGGTGCCGGTTAGAAGTCAAAACTAATATTTTGTTCTCAAAGCCTTGAAGTGCAAGTAAAGACTTGGCCGGGTAAACCAGCATTTTAATGAGGCTGTTTGTGGAGTGGACAGCCTAGGAGAAtgcctcctccttctccagaATAAAGCTGAAGTGGAAAGGAGCTGCTGTTTCACCATGGACAGGACGGACAGCAGTGGTCCAAACATGCAGCACTGGAAGATGTTGGATGACACACGCGACATGTGCTGCAACAAAGAAACAGTCAAGTTAATGTGCCATTGTGAAGTGATTTTTCACATGTTCACATTTGCCAAAAAGATCCTGAATGTTTGCCTGAATGACTACAAATATTCAATTTCAATATCAATGGTACACAGTTTCCATTCTACGCATCCTACAGGTTTCCAAACTGCTGAATACATTTTCCAAACATGTCATACGCTGTGTCTCCTGTGACACTCCCAGCTTATTAAAGGAATAAggtaaatggaaaagaaaaatgatgaatgGCTACTTTCTACTTGAATCTGCACTTCTTATCagtaaaattaaacttttttagAAATCATTGGTATACACATATAAAGTAATTCAGAACAGTAGTATTTTcatattgtattttttcatttcattttcatatttcattttgtatttatatcaCATTGAAATGAAACTTTATATTGACTGACTGAGCTGAACTGATTCTTGAAATTATGCCTTAATTTGGAGCTTGGAATCTAGCAAAAACTACacatttattctattttttcttggaaaatataCAATGCTTTCACTTCCTATTCTTGCGGATGTGAGATATGctcatctgattcgtgtcagtatggaacaatgctagggccgcatggtatgattaatgtgaccttctgtcttacatacccttgtataaccacaagtctaagaaaaacagagtggttaatgtatacgattcttgtatcttgcaaaggaatgttttagcaattcatgtcaatagaaagcttgaagggaaatgtatttgtaggctttttcttgaagtctctgatatctgggggtttcagaataactgctaactattatgactattgcatgggacactatgcaagtctctgatatctggccaggagattaagaagacggggagagctgaagaacaactaaaagacaaagcttgcaggggacatTGCACAAGTCTCCGACGTACAGCCACGTTGGACAAAggaggacaagagggaggaagactatgagccttcagcacgagatATCCCTAGAGACCCCTAGAcggaccaccggagactgataggcatgctccagtaggagggtttggattccggaaactaattataataaccctgttgttttttttagaagtagtaatgaatatgtattagcctaggagcataaaaatcagctgcttgatgtaactggtgtaCGTCTTcgagcagagactcccggtgcacccagcgctgtttgcttacctctattcctttaataaattgtaaactttgattatagtcctattttgaagactgagccatttattacacaGACACGCCTTGTTAGCCTATTCTCTACTTCTCTAGTCTCCACTGTTTCTTCctatatttctaattttattttatttattttcaaatttttagcTTGTCAGTAGCTCAAGTTCCATACTACTTTTGTTCCatgctactatttttttttaacagtcatcttccccacatgcaacttctGTCAATTTCCACACTTGCTTTTAGTCTTTccttaaaatgcaattttttggggggcagggAGAGTATAACGATGTTGATAGTGCAGAGCCAATTACCTGGAATTGAAGTTTATATGGAGGTAGCAATGAAGTCAAGAGGGAAAAGTTTAGGGTGTAGAATAGAatttataaatggaaaaaaaaaataatatatatatattacttaaTAGTTCATAACAAGTTTTATAAAATTCAACTTTTATATTAATTGTGAGAAAATAAGCTGTATGCccattttggagaaaaaaaaaaaaaaagttaaatcaaCAATTGCCACAAAATCTTCAGCTATTCCACCTTTTGTGTCTTGCTAGTGTATTCCTCAGGCTCTTTCCAAAGTAATTCATCAAATGATATGTAACTATAAGAAGCAATTGGCTGATGTTAGATAGCTATGCTGACACCTCTTTAATTTCAAAGGGAGCTGTGAGATAGAAATTGGCCAACAGCAACTCTATCTTTTGAGGGTTGACTGATAGCCCTgcttgaaaactttttttttttttttaattagttatcTTGTTTCTAGTTAGACAAACTGGGCAAACCATCTTGTGGTTTCATGGATATACTACCTGGACAAGATTGAGAGCATCTggagatgttcagcctgaagaagagaaggctccagggtgaccacactgcagcctttcagtacttcaaggaggcttataaaaaagatggagagcgactttttgctcaggcagataatgacaggacaagggggaattgttttgaactaaaagaggggagatttagattagatgttaggaggaaatacTTCTCTCAGAaggtggtaaggcactggaacaggttgcccagagaagttgtgggtgCTGCATCCTTGGAAATGCCGAAGACCAGGCTGGACGAGGCCCTGGGcaatctgatctagtgggtggcatccccgCCCAttgcagaggggttggaactagatgatttttaaggtcccttccaacgcaAGCTGTTCAATGATTCAATAAATGGCCCAGAATGATCCAGGAGctatttctcttttgctttgcaTCAAACTAAAGCTGAATGTTGGAAATCTGAATAATTTCACAGGGagttcattttaatgaaaatggtAAAGGCTGTATAGATCTCTTTAACTAGATAACGGCAAACTTTCTGCCTCTGCCTATCATTTTCTTATGTAAAGATAATACTGATCTATCTGGGAATTTTAAAACTCTATGAATAATAAAATCCTTTTATTATGGGGAAGAATCAGTCCCAGACACTGAGCAGTATGCAATAGTAACTCTTTCCTATTGAGATACaaaagtgtttgtttatttgttttttaatgtaaaaatgcattatGATTTAGAACAGCACACtaaatcagtttttaaataaaatcccaCATCCATAGCTGAAAAGTGAACCACAAATCATCCTAAGCCTGACAGATTTCCATTGCGATGAGTGACTTTgtgacttcatttattttctgggtATATCTGGACTACCCAAAAGTCAGAATTAATCTAAATAAATCACATATAACAAGTGTTAATGAAATTCAGCATCAGTGTAGATATTAGCTCCAAATTCACTTGATCTCCTTCTGTTGTTGCTATACTTTTGCAAGTAATGCCATTCTGTCTTTTGTAGACAAAAGCCACTCTAGAATGCTACCACATCTCTTGGCAGTTTCTCACACTGGCTACACCTGAGTCATGGTAAATCAGCACCACTAACAAGATCTTTAAACTGTCCCCTCTATTGCCCCAATCCACAAGAATGTCTGTGTGACATAATATtattgaaagaagaaatgaagaaagtcAGATGACTGCATTTTCATAATATCAAATGATTTACTAAGGTCTCCTATTCTTTCCCACATTGTACTGCATGTTTCTAAACAAGTAACTCCTCTATCCAGCCCATCctaaaaaattcattttatacaTATTCAGTTTATCCCACATCACAGACTCCTGGCTtggaaaaagaaaccacacCCGCTACCACCCCACCCCCGCCACCCTGTTTTTTCTCATCTGCCAGTTCAAAACATGAGCTCCTTttcatgtatgtgtgtgtgcatgttttgcCACTCTCTGACCTTGTAACAAGGGAAGGGAAATTCGTGATAATAGGAATGAAAAATGTTCTGCCTCAGCAACCTGAGCAAGTCAAGAGAAGAATTTTCCAAAAGCTTCTATGGCctcatttctttgtttaagCAGTTTCCTTAAtgacctacaaaaaaaaaaaaaaaaaaaaaaaagcgaaaaaaaaaaaagcatgctggcagcaggaccagTGCTGAGAGCAGGAAAATCTGTGCTGTGGTTGTATGTTATTCCATCTTGTGTGAAGCCTCAGAGCAAGacaaaagcctgctgctgcatcCTGTCTTCTCACCTTAGTTGTGTTTATGATCTCTTCTGCAACAGCAGTTAATAACTGGAAAGCAAAGTCgtggttattttctgttttcatgaggGTTCATCCAGTAGCCTCTGAACAGATTCTGTCTGGATGGGTCCTATTTGGATCCTGCTTCTACAAGTCTCATGAACTATGGCACTGGCCATCTTGATCCTTGCTTTAACGTTTAtgtgcagataaaaaaaaaaataatatatgccGTAAGATGGAAGATTTGTGGCTATGCTTTACATATTTGCTGTGTTTCATGTATTTGTGGACAAATGAAATACAGGATTATAATAATAACTTGTACATTAAAATTAGTATGATATAGAAGACATGCCAACAGAAACATATCTCTCATTATAACCTGGACATTATTAAGACTCATAACACTAATTATGACTTTAGAGTTCCACACATGATCTTCTAGAGTAAAGAAGTGTGCTAAGGAGAGGAGACAGCAGGTACATGCATATGAATTGAGAAATGTATTGGTTGTATTTACAAAACTTAGCAAATACTGTACCGTATTGAAATTCAATTTAGAAAGATGCActtatatgcaaaataaaattctcacaGGTTATTTAACAGCATTCTTGACctgaaatttaaggaaaaaaaaaaaaaggcaaaaaaaaagacattttcatgaGAAATAGTGAACTATTGTTGTATTGTAGAATTTCCTCTTAATGGTTTCCTTTAATCCCCTGCTCTAATTTACCGCAATAGTACTCAGGAGATAATTGATTAAGCCAGTGGATTTAAATCATAATTAAAGAACTTCCTGCAGTCTAACCTggttacattttattatttgtttttcacaggGAAAACATGCACATCAcactttgattattttttgctCAAGTGCTCTATTTGTCTGACAAAGTGCCCTGCAGTACAGTACAAAGataagcacaaaaataaatatttggtcttaaaatctgaaaatatgaaCAAATGTGCCTATCTTACTTAATGAAAAGAACTCttttggagaaagaaacagaaatataattaaGCAAAAGGTTAATACaagaatgcagaaaaataaaggaaacagaggaaaaagttcTCTATCTTCTTATAAGATGTTGAACACACCAGCTAATTGAAAAGACATGGTTTTAATGTAAACATTTCTGGTGAAAGAcatctttcttttactttttataaGTCCTGTGTAAAGCTATATAGGGCAGTATGCCCGAaggtttcattatttttaagagatgaAGCCGTATTACGGGAAATAACTCATAACCCAGTTTCAGAGCTCAGAGGCTACTTTGTGTTACTTGCTTCTTTTCAAAGCTAATTTAAGCGATGAAAATGACTCGGGAATACCTCCATTTTAGACTATCCTGATGAAAAACCGTCTCAAGAACACGAATTCGCTGCCAGTACGGCAGTGCTGTCAGAAGCAGAGTTGTaattcaaaagtaaaaataaaaatcttactgTCCGGCTCTGCGTGCAAACCCCAAACTCAAGGATTCCAGCCTCGCACGAAAACCATTTTAACCCTGAGGCGAAAGAAAAACCACAGGACAAAACTACATTCTGTCCCCAGCACCGCTGTGAAGAAACGGGGTGCCGCGGTGACGAATTTTTACGAAAAACACACTTTTTCGAGGAGGAAGAAACACAAGCGGAGAGGCAGCGcgccgggcggcggggcggggcgggctcTGCAGCCGCACCAATCAGCGCCCGCTGCGCTCCCATAAATaagggccccgccgcccgccggcaGCCGCTGCGCCCCGCTCTGCGCCGCGCCGACATGTCCGAGACCGCGCCCGCTCCCGCTGCCGAGGcggcgcccgccgccgccccggcccccgccgccaaGGCCGCCGGCAAGAAGCCGAAGAAGGCGGCGGGCGGCTCCAAGGCGCGCAAGCCCGCGGGCCCCAGCGTCACCGAGCTGATCACCAAGGCCGTGGCCGCCTCCAAGGAGCGCAAGGGGCTCTCCCTCGCCGCGCTCAAGAAGGCGCTGGCCGCCGGCGGCTACGACGTGGAGAAGAACAACAGCCGCATCAAGCTGGGGCTCAAGAGCCTCGTCGGCAAGGGCACCCTGGTGCAGACCAAGGGCACCGGCGCCTCCGGCTCCTTCCGCCTCAGCAAGAAGCCCGGCGAGGTGAAGGAGAAGGCGCCCAAGAAGCGGGCGGCCGCGGCCAAGCCCAAGAAGCCGGCGGCCAAGAAGCCCGCCAGCGCCGCCAAGAAGCCCAAGAAGGCGGCGGTGAAGAAGAGCCCCAAGAAAGCCAAGAAGCCGGCAGCCGCTGCCACCAAGAAAGCAGCCAAGAGCCCCAAGAAGGCAACCAAGGCTGCCAAGCCCAAAAAGGCAGTGGCTGCAAAGAGCCCGGCCAAGGCAAAGGCAGTTAAGCCCAAAGCTGCCAAACCCAAGGCTGCCAAGCCGAAAGCAGCCAAGGCAAAGAAGGCGGCACCCAAGAAGAAGTAAGCCCCCATGGAAGAAAACTCTTCACCCGCACTTAAACCCAACGGCTCTTTTAAGAGCCACCCACACATTCTCTAAAGGAGCTGAAATACTTTGCTCAACattaacataataaaatatgGTAAAATCTGGTGAATAACTTACATTAAGACAGCTCACACTAATGCACATGGTTTTTCCATGGAGATACAAATATGAGCATTTCTTGATGCTACTTCAATTATCACTGCAAGTAtagggaaagctttttttttttttttttttacagaggaCTCCATTCCTATCTTGTTCTACAATAGTATAGCAGCCATTACTGCTTTCCCTTGCTCATTGACATATGCATGTActagagaaagaaatgagagcACGAGATGAAATAATGTGCATGTGTCACCAAATTTTTTTAGCTCTGATGAAATTACATGTGTGgtaacaggaaaacagaaaagcaattcaATTGAAGtaaaaattgttatttctttaagtaataacaaacacacaaaataatccAGCTCTTTTATGATTTCGTGGGTGGCTCTTAAAAGAGCCTTTGGGTTTCGATGAGAAGAGCTTCCCAGGCACGGTTCTCGGTGTTCACTTGGCCTTGGCCTTGTGGCTGTCGGTCTTCTTGGGCAGCAGCACGGCCTGGATGTTGGGCAGCACCCCGCCCTGCGCGATGGTGACCTTGCCCAGCAGCTTGTTGAGCTCCTCGTCGTTGCGGATGGCCAGCTGCAGGTGGCGGGGGATGATGCGTGTCTTCTTGTTGTCGCGGGCCGCGTTGCCCGCCAGCTCCAGGATCTCGGCCGTCAGGTACTCCAGCACGGCCGCCAGGTACACCGGGGCGCCGGCGCCCACCCGCTCCGCGTAGTTGCCCTTGCGCAGCAGCCGGTGCACGCGGCCCACGGGGAACTGCAGCCCGGCCCGCGACGAGCGCGACTTGGCCTTGGCCCGCGCCTTCCCACCCTGCTTCCCGCGGCCTGACATCGCAGCGACTCCAGCAAACACCGCACGCAGCGACctgcccggggccgcccccgccgcctTATATTCGGCTCGGGCGGACCGCGGGCGGCAGCGCTGATTGGCTGCGAGGGCGGCAGAACGCCAGCAGCCAATGGCAGCGCGGATCCAAAGGCGCCCAATGCCGAAGTGTGGCGTTCGGTGACGACACAAAGCCAAACTTCCAGCCAATGGCGGCGCGGAGCGGTGGAGCCGCTGCTCTGCATCGCGCCCCTATAAGAGCGGCTGCGACGGGCGGGTGCGGCACTGCGCTGCTGCGAGGAGAAGCGGTAAGCGGTGCTGTTTGCTGTGAGACGGTGATCGCCATGCCTGAGCCGGCCAAGTCTGCGCCCGCGCCCAAGAAGGGCTCCAAGAAAGCCGTCACCAAGACGCAGAAGAAGGGCGACAAGAAAAGGCGCAAGAGCCGCAAGGAGAGCTACTCGATCTACGTGTACAAGGTGCTGAAGCAGGTGCACCCCGACACGGGCATCTCGTCCAAGGCCATGGGCATCATGAACTCCTTCGTCAACGACATCTTCGAGCGCATCGCCGGCGAGGCGTCGCGCCTGGCGCACTACAACAAGCGCTCGACCATCACGTCGCGGGAGATCCAGACGGCCgtgcggctgctgctgcccggcgAGCTGGCCAAGCACGCCGTGTCCGAGGGCACCAAGGCGGTCACCAAGTACACCAGCTCCAAGTAGAGCGCCGCGGATCCTGTTTTTAACCCAAAGGCTCTTTTAAGAGCCACCCACGTTTTCAATAAAAAGAGCTGAGGTAGTAGGCAATGGCTTgctaatatcttttttttttttcagacaataCCTATTTGTAGTAACACGTAAGTTGAAAATGTAGTGCATGTTTCACACATAGAATTTATAAACAAGGCCACTTCTCTTGTGACTCGTTAGAGATGGTCAGATAACTACGGTTCGTTGATGTTCCCAGGGGTACCATAACTGCAGGTGTTTTGGAGAGGGAGTATTGATTTCCTTCATGGAATCCTTATGAGGACTAATACCTCGTGAAGCACAAAGGGTTTAATCTTTCCCTGTGTTCACAGCAGACAAAAGGCTCGCGGGGCGGACAGCCTCACCGTTAGCGTTGTTGGAGGCGAGCTGGAAAGCAACCCGTTCGATTTTAGCGGTCTGATGCTCCCGTGCCGCACTGCATCGCAAGTACCCCCCCTAAGCATGCTGTACCCTGCGGTCTGCTCCTGCGCTCCCGGCCGTTTCTCTGCGCTCCCCCGCAGTGGAAATCACCGCTCTGAGGCACCCGGGGCAGTGGAGGGGGCGGACGGGCGGCGCTAGGGAGCCCCGCCGCAGTCCGACCTGAGTGAGAACTGCGCGGAGCCTCCCGGCAGGCGGCCCCGACACGGCTctgggagggggcggggcctggcggCGTTAGGCGGCTCGGAGCGCGGCCCCGTTTCCCCGCGGGGAGCTGGGCCTTAAGGCGGGGGAGAGGGGGCGCGCGGCTgtgcgggggctgcagccaggaagCGTTCCCAGTGGCGGAACTGCGCCT includes the following:
- the LOC137849383 gene encoding histone H2B 5-like, with the protein product MAARSGGAAALHRAPIRAAATGGCGTALLRGEAVSGAVCCETVIAMPEPAKSAPAPKKGSKKAVTKTQKKGDKKRRKSRKESYSIYVYKVLKQVHPDTGISSKAMGIMNSFVNDIFERIAGEASRLAHYNKRSTITSREIQTAVRLLLPGELAKHAVSEGTKAVTKYTSSK
- the LOC137849393 gene encoding histone H2A-IV; translation: MSGRGKQGGKARAKAKSRSSRAGLQFPVGRVHRLLRKGNYAERVGAGAPVYLAAVLEYLTAEILELAGNAARDNKKTRIIPRHLQLAIRNDEELNKLLGKVTIAQGGVLPNIQAVLLPKKTDSHKAKAK
- the LOC137849379 gene encoding histone H1.11L, which encodes MSETAPAPAAEAAPAAAPAPAAKAAGKKPKKAAGGSKARKPAGPSVTELITKAVAASKERKGLSLAALKKALAAGGYDVEKNNSRIKLGLKSLVGKGTLVQTKGTGASGSFRLSKKPGEVKEKAPKKRAAAAKPKKPAAKKPASAAKKPKKAAVKKSPKKAKKPAAAATKKAAKSPKKATKAAKPKKAVAAKSPAKAKAVKPKAAKPKAAKPKAAKAKKAAPKKK